The following are encoded together in the Triticum dicoccoides isolate Atlit2015 ecotype Zavitan chromosome 6B, WEW_v2.0, whole genome shotgun sequence genome:
- the LOC119326267 gene encoding lecithin-cholesterol acyltransferase-like 1, with product MEEKLQWLCLSCLMVFASFFSLSGSTSAAHHHQRDVLHPVVLLPGFSCGQIEARLTDAYDSPSPLCGVRKGDGRWFRLWKNSTGLQDLPDVPCFADQLRLVYDPTAGDYRNVPGVETRVLSFGSTRGFLSDDPADKEICMGRLVEALERIGYIDGESLFGAPYDLRHAPAAPELPNREFSRFRRSLTALVEHASRRNGGKPAILVSHSQGGLLALEFLNRSPLAWRRRLVKHFIMASTGAGGIVVTMKGLAASDGAGVLSMRRVKRSFESAFAGLPSPAVFGGETPLVVTRARNYTARDMPEFLSAAGLPASAVSLYLSRALPVALNLRAPLVPMTCVNGVGVPTPEKLVYWDGDVDKDPEVLHGDGDGVVNLASILALDAVFGEDPGQRGCYRSIKMANTTHIGVVSDAFAVERLVHEILEAGRANQTCVLPTAGHWPLRI from the exons ATGGAGGAGAAACTCCAATGGCTGTGCTTGTCTTGCCTCATGGTCTTTGCCTCCTTCTTTTCCCTGTCTGGGAGTACGTCGGCTGCTCACCACCACCAGCGAGACGTCCTCCACCCGGTGGTGCTGCTGCCAGGCTTCTCCTGCGGCCAGATCGAGGCCCGCCTCACCGACGCCTACGACTCGCCGTCGCCACTCTGCGGAGTACGCAAGGGGGACGGCCGGTGGTTCCGGCTATGGAAGAACAGCACGGGCCTGCAAGACCTCCCCGACGTGCCGTGCTTCGCCGACCAGCTCCGCCTGGTTTATGACCCCACGGCCGGCGACTACCGCAATGTGCCCGGCGTCGAGACCCGCGTCCTCTCGTTCGGCTCCACCCGCGGCTTCCTCTCCGACGACCCTGCCGACAA GGAGATCTGCATGGGAAGGCTCGTGGAGGCGTTGGAGCGAATCGGGTACATCGACGGCGAGAGCCTCTTCGGCGCTCCGTACGACCTCCGGCACGCGCCCGCCGCGCCGGAGCTGCCCAACAGGGAGTTCTCCAGATTCCGCCGGAGTCTGACGGCGCTCGTGGAGCACGCGAGCAGGAGGAACGGGGGCAAGCCGGCCATCCTCGTGTCGCACAGCCAGGGCGGCCTGCTCGCGCTCGAGTTCCTCAATCGGAGCCCCCTGGCGTGGCGCCGGAGGCTCGTCAAGCACTTCATCATGGCCTCCACGGGCGCCGGCGGGATCGTGGTCACCATGAAGGGCCTCGCCGCCAGCGACGGCGCCGGCGTCCTGTCGATGCGGCGCGTCAAGAGGAGCTTCGAGTCGGCCTTCGCCGGGCTGCCGTCGCCCGCGGTCTTCGGCGGCGAGACGCCCCTGGTCGTCACGCGGGCGAGGAACTACACCGCGCGCGACATGCCGGAGTTCCTGTCGGCGGCCGGGCTCCCGGCGTCCGCCGTGAGCCTGTACCTGTCGCGGGCGCTGCCGGTGGCGCTCAACCTGAGGGCGCCGCTGGTGCCCATGACGTGCGTCAACGGCGTGGGCGTGCCCACCCCGGAGAAGCTGGTATACTGGGACGGCGACGTCGACAAAGACCCTGAGGTGCTGCACGGGGACGGCGACGGAGTGGTCAATCTGGCGAGCATACTTGCCCTGGACGCGGTTTTCGGTGAGGATCCGGGGCAGCGGGGATGCTACAGGTCTATCAAAATGGCAAACACCACCCACATCGGCGTCGTGTCGGATGCTTTCGCCGTTGAGCGTCTAGTCCATGAGATTCTTGAAGCAGGTCGCGCCAACCAGACATGTGTGCTACCCACTGCCGGCCACTGGCCACTCAGAATATGA